One window from the genome of Candidatus Melainabacteria bacterium encodes:
- the polA gene encoding DNA polymerase I — protein sequence MKPDETLVLVDGSSLAFRSFFALFKSGLRRQDGRPTWAVYGFFNSLFDVIEKQRPHGLAVCFDLAGPTFREKEFADYKANRNEMPDDLAVQWPLIKDAVQFLGIPLYELEGFEADDVIATVAKTAVAKGIKVQILTGDKDAFQLVDDTNDSIRVLMPGQKELIVYDRAKVFEKLGVWPEQVIDYKGLCGDASDNIPGVRGIGPVTAVQLLTAYGTVEGIYEHLDEIKSKSVKQKLTDGRQSAFDSKRCATMVTDIKLDFDFEHCQLNSPPLEAVQEYFRNLEFKTMVNRLPKIMARFNEYATVGAVAGVARTTEVNAYAGGSGGGYGSSSGSSVGVGSDGGGGTDSNFGTGNNAGGTSGSGTGTTIEKIETAAILIEPIATLAVPPTPEVVLTPDDLNSVVKKLTSCPVFCVDLELSGPSSLESEILGYAFAWSKDLSIDPDQGLMLSESYDPSSWSVDTAYIPVHHTDANQLTPDLITAALKPLLESKEIGKVLMNCKAKMNALSLQGIKLENIVFDPMLASYLINPDEKHALKDQSERLLGYSTVRSTESAAAGKKQLTINFAAVDKVATSAADDARVTLELTRLYMTRLDHDQRYLLYEMEIPLAATLSRMEQNGVALDLPYLNQFSAELSSDLSRLENEIYELAGHSFNINSPMQLQKVLFEELNLKTKGKTKTGYSTDATVLEALAKEHVIVPKILEYRQLSKLRSTYVDALPKSISARDNRLHGEFNQATTATGRLSSSNPNLQNIPIRSEVGRRIRKAFIPQDANSYLLSADYSQIELRLLAHMCSDEILIDAFKKNQDIHARTSGEIFDVPIEQVTSEMRRIGKTLNFALVYQQGAFATGQDLGISTKEAQSFIDKYFARYPKVRGFLTQTIEEARKTGYVSTLWGRKRYFRFLNDRSDPVRKADERAACNAPIQGSAADLMKLAMIRLDKELTERKMKTKLILQVHDELVLEVPADELELAKEVVLQSMQMDQPLQLPLKVDINVGKNWEK from the coding sequence ATGAAGCCAGATGAAACCCTGGTTCTCGTTGATGGCAGCTCGCTGGCATTTCGATCGTTCTTTGCACTTTTCAAATCTGGATTACGGCGGCAAGACGGACGACCAACCTGGGCAGTTTACGGCTTTTTCAATTCACTCTTTGATGTAATCGAAAAACAGCGTCCGCATGGACTCGCGGTTTGCTTCGACCTGGCCGGACCAACATTCAGAGAAAAGGAATTTGCCGACTACAAAGCAAACCGCAACGAGATGCCTGATGATCTCGCCGTACAATGGCCGCTAATCAAAGATGCAGTGCAGTTTCTCGGCATTCCGTTATATGAACTGGAAGGATTTGAAGCAGACGACGTCATCGCTACTGTTGCCAAAACTGCAGTCGCTAAAGGCATCAAAGTACAAATTTTGACAGGTGATAAAGACGCATTCCAACTGGTCGACGACACCAACGATTCTATCCGTGTCTTGATGCCTGGTCAGAAAGAATTGATCGTCTACGACCGGGCCAAAGTCTTCGAAAAATTAGGCGTATGGCCAGAGCAAGTCATCGACTACAAAGGATTATGCGGTGATGCGTCAGACAACATCCCAGGTGTAAGGGGCATCGGACCAGTCACAGCCGTGCAGTTGCTGACAGCATACGGAACGGTCGAAGGCATTTACGAGCACCTCGACGAAATCAAATCGAAATCAGTCAAGCAGAAACTTACAGATGGCAGACAGAGCGCTTTCGACAGCAAACGCTGCGCTACGATGGTTACAGACATTAAGCTCGATTTTGATTTCGAGCATTGCCAGCTTAATTCACCGCCACTAGAGGCGGTGCAAGAGTATTTCCGAAATTTAGAGTTCAAGACAATGGTGAATCGCTTGCCAAAAATCATGGCCCGATTCAACGAATACGCGACGGTCGGAGCTGTGGCCGGCGTCGCTCGTACCACAGAAGTCAACGCTTACGCAGGCGGGTCCGGCGGGGGATATGGCAGTAGCAGCGGCAGTTCAGTCGGTGTCGGTTCTGATGGTGGCGGCGGCACAGACAGCAATTTCGGCACAGGCAACAACGCAGGCGGCACTAGTGGTAGTGGCACAGGAACAACGATAGAGAAAATCGAAACCGCCGCTATTTTGATAGAGCCTATTGCCACTCTGGCAGTTCCACCCACACCAGAAGTGGTACTGACGCCGGACGATCTGAACTCAGTAGTAAAAAAACTAACATCGTGCCCGGTGTTCTGCGTCGATCTGGAACTATCAGGACCCAGCTCACTTGAGTCTGAAATTCTTGGTTATGCTTTCGCCTGGAGTAAAGACTTGAGCATCGATCCGGATCAAGGACTGATGCTAAGCGAAAGTTATGACCCCAGCTCATGGTCGGTCGACACTGCCTACATTCCAGTGCACCACACTGACGCAAATCAGCTTACGCCTGATCTCATAACTGCTGCTCTCAAACCACTACTTGAGAGTAAAGAAATCGGCAAAGTATTGATGAATTGCAAAGCGAAAATGAATGCTCTTTCTCTGCAGGGCATCAAACTGGAAAACATCGTCTTCGACCCAATGCTTGCAAGTTATCTGATAAATCCTGATGAAAAGCACGCCTTAAAAGATCAGTCCGAACGTCTTCTGGGCTACTCGACTGTGCGCTCGACTGAGAGTGCTGCAGCCGGTAAGAAACAGCTGACAATCAACTTCGCCGCAGTTGATAAAGTCGCCACCAGCGCAGCAGACGATGCACGCGTCACGCTGGAGCTGACTCGCTTGTACATGACGAGACTTGATCACGACCAGCGATATTTGCTTTACGAGATGGAAATCCCGCTGGCAGCGACACTATCGAGAATGGAACAAAACGGAGTCGCCCTGGATTTGCCGTATTTGAATCAATTCTCGGCAGAACTATCCAGTGACCTTTCCAGACTGGAAAACGAAATTTACGAGCTGGCAGGTCATTCATTCAATATCAATTCGCCGATGCAGCTTCAGAAAGTATTGTTCGAAGAACTGAATCTGAAAACCAAAGGCAAAACGAAGACCGGTTATTCAACTGATGCCACGGTCTTGGAAGCACTTGCCAAAGAGCACGTGATTGTACCGAAGATTCTGGAATACAGACAGCTTTCGAAGTTGCGTTCCACCTATGTGGACGCACTGCCGAAATCAATCTCGGCAAGAGACAATCGTTTGCATGGTGAGTTCAACCAGGCTACTACGGCCACGGGACGACTATCCAGTTCAAATCCGAACCTGCAAAATATTCCAATTCGAAGTGAAGTCGGGCGCCGCATTCGCAAGGCGTTTATACCGCAAGATGCAAACTCTTACCTGCTTTCGGCAGACTACTCGCAAATCGAATTGCGACTTCTGGCGCACATGTGCTCAGACGAGATATTGATCGATGCTTTCAAGAAAAATCAAGATATCCACGCACGAACATCCGGCGAAATATTTGATGTACCCATCGAACAAGTGACGTCGGAGATGAGAAGAATTGGTAAGACTCTCAATTTCGCGCTTGTCTATCAGCAAGGTGCTTTTGCCACTGGTCAAGATCTGGGCATATCGACAAAGGAAGCACAGTCATTCATCGACAAATATTTCGCGCGCTATCCTAAGGTTCGAGGATTCCTAACACAGACCATTGAAGAAGCGCGAAAGACCGGATATGTCTCGACGCTATGGGGAAGAAAACGCTACTTCAGGTTCCTCAATGACAGAAGCGATCCGGTGCGCAAAGCTGACGAGCGGGCTGCCTGCAATGCACCAATTCAGGGCAGTGCAGCAGACCTGATGAAATTGGCGATGATCAGACTGGACAAAGAGCTGACAGAGCGCAAAATGAAAACCAAACTTATTCTGCAAGTGCACGATGAGCTCGTGCTGGAGGTTCCTGCAGATGAATTGGAACTGGCGAAGGAAGTGGTACTCCAGTCTATGCAAATGGATCAACCCCTGCAATTGCCGCTAAAAGTTGATATCAATGTCGGGAAGAATTGGGAGAAGTAA
- a CDS encoding tetratricopeptide repeat protein: protein MKRSFLTFLVLAAVSTNPAACLSESDDSGIKRIVELTKTRSYIKATDLFERMIEADPNNPQLRLAGARLHRQMGMFARAMSEYKQVMNADPHLIEPVVALSQMYMEYLNLPQAITLARHAVSINPNSKDARIQLCTVLIASDYLKEAEDELGVLQKQAGSDPDVNYVGYKLYLKRGQFGKARQQLEAALKLQPTNGQWLVDLSELCEMQGDYATAQSCLQKALQADPLSVEKLNKMAILQEYFLQNYSLAMAQYKKILEIDPDSVTALAGVDRCKTRSNDLAGMLKIQVRAFFAELMQMFR from the coding sequence ATGAAGCGCAGTTTTTTGACATTTTTGGTGCTGGCAGCGGTTTCGACGAATCCGGCAGCTTGTCTTAGCGAATCGGACGATTCCGGTATAAAGCGCATCGTCGAATTGACTAAGACTCGGTCTTACATCAAAGCCACTGACTTGTTCGAGCGCATGATTGAAGCCGACCCGAACAATCCTCAGTTGCGTCTCGCGGGGGCGCGGTTGCATCGGCAGATGGGCATGTTCGCTCGCGCGATGAGTGAATACAAGCAAGTTATGAATGCCGATCCTCATTTGATAGAGCCAGTCGTGGCGCTTTCTCAGATGTACATGGAGTATTTGAACCTGCCGCAAGCGATAACGCTGGCGCGGCATGCAGTGTCGATTAATCCAAACAGCAAAGACGCTCGTATACAACTTTGCACAGTTCTTATCGCAAGCGACTATTTGAAGGAAGCTGAAGATGAGCTGGGCGTTTTGCAGAAGCAGGCCGGCAGCGACCCCGATGTCAATTATGTTGGATATAAGCTCTACTTGAAACGTGGGCAGTTTGGCAAGGCTCGGCAGCAGCTGGAAGCCGCCTTGAAACTGCAACCGACCAATGGGCAGTGGTTAGTCGATTTAAGCGAACTTTGCGAAATGCAGGGCGATTATGCGACCGCCCAATCCTGCTTGCAGAAAGCTTTACAAGCGGACCCGCTATCTGTCGAAAAGCTCAACAAAATGGCGATTTTGCAGGAATATTTCCTGCAGAATTACAGTCTGGCCATGGCTCAGTACAAGAAAATTCTGGAGATCGATCCAGACTCCGTTACTGCGCTTGCGGGAGTAGATCGCTGTAAAACAAGAAGCAACGATCTGGCGGGAATGCTGAAGATACAAGTTCGAGCATTCTTTGCCGAGCTAATGCAGATGTTTCGATAG
- a CDS encoding alkaline phosphatase family protein, protein MGLTPSIREVSTLVTARHLRQVTAISLGLLLLVTLILPACAPTYAQSTPTRPKLVVLLVADQFSYNYIPRYLDKLTSGGIRLLMDKGATFTNCKFTNAGTQSAVGHSIIATGAYPWCTGIVGDNWYDRRKNKPISAVSDDAMKIVGAAASGSSSHYMQGTTIGDQMKLATNGRSKVVTISLADRSALLLAGKLANGAYWWDTKSGAFITAAQYGSELTGWVQAFNDQHYADRYLGKQWQRLLPENQYTASTHDDYSHERPIPGDSTQFPHTITGGANAPGEAFYNAFAMTPWSNQMLCDFAKEAIDKESLGMHTDPDLLAISFSAGELLGGAFGPYSQEVEDLTLRLDQSISGLIQSLDQKVGLDNCLIIFTSDHGIAPIPEFLKDRGLDASRIDVKNFKTTLDAQLDSRLGAEDWIESFEPPNLYLNLSAIDRQKYRQPDVEALTAKMAHSIAGVGEVYTAAQFFTNQLPSGPLMDAARKSYYWGRSGELFVMPRPGHIFISETTGTATGSPYNYDTQVPLVISGSNVLNGRFGQSSSPADIAPTITNILGIEQPSLCEGRVLTEALSGNSRGR, encoded by the coding sequence GTGGGGCTGACGCCCAGCATTCGGGAGGTATCAACTTTGGTCACTGCTCGACACCTGCGCCAGGTAACTGCGATATCACTTGGCTTGCTTTTGCTGGTGACTCTGATTCTTCCAGCCTGTGCACCTACTTACGCACAATCGACACCGACTCGACCCAAATTAGTAGTGCTTCTGGTTGCCGACCAGTTTTCATACAACTACATCCCTCGATATCTCGACAAACTCACCTCGGGTGGTATCAGACTTCTGATGGACAAAGGTGCAACTTTTACCAACTGCAAATTTACCAACGCCGGCACGCAGTCTGCAGTCGGACACTCAATCATAGCGACTGGAGCGTATCCGTGGTGCACGGGCATCGTTGGTGATAACTGGTATGACCGTCGGAAAAACAAGCCTATTTCCGCTGTATCAGATGATGCAATGAAAATTGTTGGTGCAGCCGCATCCGGCAGCAGCAGCCATTATATGCAGGGAACAACAATCGGCGACCAAATGAAGCTGGCAACGAATGGACGCAGCAAAGTCGTCACTATCTCGCTTGCCGATCGCTCAGCACTTCTTCTCGCCGGCAAGTTAGCCAATGGAGCCTACTGGTGGGACACAAAAAGCGGTGCATTCATCACGGCGGCACAATATGGCAGCGAGTTGACAGGCTGGGTGCAGGCATTCAACGACCAACATTATGCTGATCGATATCTAGGAAAGCAGTGGCAGAGGCTCCTTCCAGAAAACCAATACACGGCGTCGACGCATGACGACTATTCGCATGAGCGCCCTATTCCAGGCGACAGTACTCAATTTCCGCACACCATTACAGGGGGAGCAAACGCACCCGGCGAGGCTTTTTACAATGCCTTCGCTATGACCCCGTGGTCGAATCAGATGCTTTGCGATTTCGCAAAAGAAGCAATCGACAAAGAAAGTCTCGGAATGCATACAGATCCGGATCTACTGGCAATCAGCTTCAGCGCGGGAGAATTGCTAGGCGGTGCATTTGGTCCATACAGTCAGGAGGTAGAAGACCTGACTCTGCGGCTCGATCAATCTATTTCCGGACTGATTCAAAGCCTCGATCAAAAAGTCGGTCTCGACAATTGTCTGATTATTTTCACATCAGATCACGGCATCGCCCCAATTCCTGAATTTCTAAAAGACCGTGGTCTGGATGCGAGCCGTATCGACGTCAAGAATTTCAAAACAACTCTTGACGCACAGCTCGATAGCAGACTGGGCGCCGAAGATTGGATCGAGTCGTTCGAGCCGCCAAATCTATATCTAAACCTGAGCGCGATCGATAGACAAAAGTATCGTCAACCTGATGTCGAAGCGCTGACAGCAAAGATGGCTCATTCGATAGCAGGCGTCGGGGAAGTATATACAGCCGCACAATTTTTCACAAATCAACTGCCCAGCGGACCACTCATGGATGCAGCGAGAAAGAGCTATTACTGGGGCAGAAGCGGTGAATTATTTGTCATGCCACGCCCAGGGCACATTTTTATTTCTGAAACAACGGGCACGGCAACTGGATCACCATATAATTATGATACGCAGGTCCCTCTGGTTATCTCGGGCAGCAACGTGCTAAACGGGCGCTTCGGACAATCGTCGAGTCCTGCCGATATCGCGCCGACAATCACCAACATCCTTGGGATTGAGCAACCTTCGTTGTGCGAAGGTCGAGTGCTCACTGAAGCGTTATCAGGCAATTCACGCGGCAGATAG
- a CDS encoding adenylosuccinate synthase yields MANVIVVGAQFGDEGKAKVTDLLAKNADVVVRYQGGCNAGHTVVVDGETYKFHLIPSGILYPGKVCILGPGMVIEPKAFISEIKSLTDRGLDDSRLKLSATAHVTMPYHLIIDAAEEDSRGDNKIGTTKRGIGPTYADKCARSGIRMEDLLDKNVLKSKLDWMVPRKNVILEKLYNLPALDPKAVLEEYYEYGQQMKKYVCDTSELIFQSVGNRKNILFEGAQGTLLDLDHGSYPFVTSSSPTAGGACIGAGIGPTIIDRVIGVSKAYMTRVGEGPFPTEQTGEIGEQLRQIGKAWAEVGVTTGRPRRCGWFDLVLGRYGVRINGLDCLAITKLDVLDDFDEIKICVAYKDKETGKTYKELPSIGSSFQRMEPIYQSFPGWKESTSSCRSLKDLPTNAQNYLNFLAEEMDVTIAIVSVGPKRDQTVVIEDPIHGPKRVLSKVAP; encoded by the coding sequence TTGGCAAACGTAATCGTCGTCGGCGCTCAGTTTGGAGATGAAGGTAAAGCAAAGGTAACGGACCTGTTGGCAAAGAATGCCGATGTCGTCGTGCGTTACCAGGGCGGCTGCAACGCCGGACACACTGTCGTTGTAGATGGTGAAACCTACAAATTCCACTTGATTCCTTCCGGCATTTTGTATCCGGGAAAAGTCTGCATTTTGGGACCTGGCATGGTGATCGAGCCCAAGGCTTTTATCAGCGAAATCAAATCTTTAACCGATCGTGGGCTTGACGACTCGCGACTGAAACTCTCAGCAACCGCTCACGTGACGATGCCATATCACTTGATCATCGACGCAGCCGAAGAAGACAGCCGCGGCGATAACAAGATCGGCACCACCAAGCGTGGTATCGGTCCAACTTATGCCGACAAGTGCGCCCGCTCTGGAATCCGCATGGAAGACCTGCTCGACAAAAATGTTTTGAAGTCGAAACTGGACTGGATGGTTCCGCGCAAAAACGTCATTCTGGAGAAGCTGTATAACCTGCCGGCTCTCGATCCGAAGGCTGTTCTGGAAGAGTATTACGAATACGGTCAGCAGATGAAGAAGTACGTTTGCGACACGTCAGAGCTGATCTTTCAGTCAGTTGGAAATCGCAAAAACATCCTTTTCGAAGGTGCTCAGGGCACTTTGCTCGATCTCGACCATGGTAGTTATCCCTTCGTGACCTCATCGAGCCCTACCGCTGGCGGTGCCTGCATCGGCGCCGGTATCGGACCGACAATCATCGACCGCGTCATCGGCGTATCGAAAGCCTACATGACTCGCGTCGGCGAAGGTCCATTCCCAACCGAACAAACGGGCGAAATCGGCGAGCAGCTCAGACAAATTGGAAAAGCCTGGGCCGAAGTTGGCGTCACCACTGGCAGACCGCGACGATGCGGTTGGTTCGATCTGGTGCTCGGACGCTACGGCGTTCGCATCAATGGTCTCGACTGCCTCGCTATCACGAAGCTTGATGTTCTTGACGACTTCGATGAAATCAAAATCTGCGTTGCTTACAAAGACAAAGAAACCGGCAAGACCTACAAAGAATTGCCAAGCATCGGCAGCTCGTTCCAGCGCATGGAACCTATCTATCAGTCGTTCCCAGGCTGGAAGGAATCGACGAGCTCATGCCGCAGCTTGAAAGACCTGCCGACTAATGCTCAAAACTACCTGAACTTCCTTGCCGAAGAGATGGACGTTACGATCGCTATCGTCAGCGTTGGTCCGAAGCGCGATCAAACGGTCGTTATCGAAGATCCGATTCATGGACCGAAGCGGGTTTTGAGCAAAGTAGCTCCTTAA
- a CDS encoding tetratricopeptide repeat protein has protein sequence MTGDGTENEVAWKGLLSWATLIAVICAVGFWFTIVKPEEMRLYAGDGVVPGSVSNDKEVLYLCSQKLLSDVYDMEPSRLMREGDVDGALGAARQLLDKDKWNVKNLMCAGNVFVDAPKDRGETEEGFDLLKTATYMCPVSKYVRLNYARALGRAGRIEEATKQYDQVIKTNMDFQPSLELARLYMSNLDEEKAINLLKGISDKDPENSSVQMLLGIAMARNHQEKDGFEEYIQAFGKARTLGYPMEAKELVEKNHDSVPDAIKEQRAIADKEPVSIEAKLLLAEMLILQNRVPEARSVLDSQKAKFKDNAQLHRLYAEIYHNEGKEEQAYQEWLTANTLEKKSDEDPDAKPDAKPDEAKSSETSEGKSDAVVDDKKDPSSDAKTSDGSATADPTDKSADKPADKPTDKSADKSADKSTDKSADKASEKPADKSGEKTP, from the coding sequence GTGACAGGTGACGGTACCGAAAATGAAGTGGCCTGGAAGGGCTTACTCTCGTGGGCAACTCTCATAGCCGTTATTTGTGCCGTCGGATTCTGGTTCACTATTGTCAAGCCTGAGGAGATGCGACTCTATGCTGGTGATGGAGTTGTGCCTGGTTCTGTTTCAAACGATAAGGAGGTGCTCTACCTCTGTTCGCAGAAGCTGCTCTCGGATGTCTACGACATGGAGCCTTCGCGTTTGATGCGCGAGGGGGACGTTGATGGTGCCCTTGGTGCTGCTCGGCAACTTCTCGACAAAGATAAGTGGAACGTCAAAAATTTGATGTGCGCCGGCAATGTCTTCGTCGATGCGCCCAAAGATCGTGGTGAAACCGAGGAAGGTTTCGACTTGCTCAAGACGGCTACCTACATGTGCCCGGTGAGCAAATATGTTCGCTTGAACTATGCGCGCGCACTGGGGCGGGCCGGACGCATCGAAGAAGCCACGAAGCAGTATGACCAGGTCATAAAAACGAATATGGACTTTCAGCCGTCTCTTGAACTGGCGCGACTTTACATGTCAAACCTAGATGAAGAAAAGGCGATCAACTTACTCAAGGGCATTTCAGACAAAGATCCCGAAAATTCGTCGGTGCAAATGTTGCTCGGCATTGCGATGGCTCGCAATCATCAGGAAAAAGATGGATTTGAAGAATATATCCAGGCTTTTGGAAAAGCACGCACGCTTGGATATCCGATGGAAGCAAAAGAACTGGTTGAGAAAAACCATGATTCTGTTCCTGATGCGATTAAGGAGCAGCGCGCAATTGCTGATAAGGAGCCAGTCTCCATTGAAGCCAAGTTGTTGTTAGCTGAGATGTTGATTTTGCAAAACCGTGTGCCTGAAGCACGGTCCGTGTTGGATTCGCAGAAGGCTAAGTTCAAAGACAATGCTCAATTGCATCGTCTTTATGCTGAGATTTATCACAATGAAGGCAAGGAAGAGCAGGCTTACCAGGAGTGGTTAACCGCCAATACGCTGGAGAAAAAGTCTGACGAAGATCCGGACGCCAAGCCTGACGCCAAGCCCGATGAGGCCAAAAGCAGTGAGACTTCTGAAGGCAAGTCAGACGCTGTCGTAGATGACAAGAAAGATCCATCAAGCGACGCTAAAACTTCTGATGGGTCGGCTACGGCTGACCCGACAGACAAGTCTGCCGATAAGCCAGCGGATAAACCAACAGACAAGTCTGCCGATAAGTCAGCGGATAAATCAACAGACAAATCTGCCGATAAGGCATCCGAAAAACCAGCCGATAAGTCCGGCGAAAAGACCCCTTAA
- a CDS encoding redoxin domain-containing protein, translated as MKAPELDGAKDWLNTASPLKLKDLRGKIVLLDFWNLSCVNCFHTIPILKELQKRHPNDLVVIGVHAPKYDSEKDTKPLQDAVRRMELEHPVVNDADNVIWSAYGVKAYPTIVLIDPEGGLVKMLLGERSYQQLDQQVNQLIEKYKKNGKLDEKPLVISPEPARDTTPLSFPEKLCLDAKRKLLYIADSGHNRIVVAGFDGKLVNVIGTGQAGFADGSYDRAQFHHPRGLAVSNNILYVADTQNQRLRKVDLDKQIVSTISGDGVLNEYISPPDFGDAKQARLNSPWDLVMAKDRLYISMAGAHQIYALFFNNNHMYVFAGSGEEGLTDKPLLDADLAQPSGITFSVGKVYFTDSESNSVRSADINPKTGKVKTIVGKGLFDFGDVDGPLNKAFLKHPLGIITAGNKLYVADTLNHKIKRIDLVSKTVSTVWGTGKPGNAVGNHPEFNEPNGLAIDGQKVYIADTNNNEIKVGDLSNGQVSAFKISGLTSPNSSRH; from the coding sequence GTGAAGGCGCCTGAACTTGACGGCGCGAAAGATTGGTTGAATACAGCCAGTCCTCTCAAGCTGAAGGATCTGCGAGGCAAGATCGTTTTACTCGATTTCTGGAATCTTAGTTGTGTCAACTGCTTTCATACGATTCCGATTTTGAAAGAGCTGCAAAAGCGACATCCTAATGATCTGGTTGTGATCGGCGTTCATGCTCCCAAATACGATTCCGAGAAAGATACAAAGCCGCTGCAAGACGCTGTTCGCAGGATGGAGCTTGAGCATCCGGTCGTGAATGATGCTGACAATGTGATCTGGTCGGCTTACGGCGTGAAGGCTTATCCGACCATTGTATTGATTGACCCTGAAGGTGGGCTCGTAAAGATGCTTCTCGGCGAACGCAGCTACCAACAACTCGATCAGCAAGTCAACCAACTCATTGAGAAGTACAAGAAAAATGGAAAACTTGACGAAAAGCCACTCGTTATTAGCCCTGAGCCGGCTCGTGATACCACTCCGCTCAGCTTTCCAGAGAAGCTTTGTCTTGATGCTAAACGTAAGTTGCTATACATCGCTGATTCGGGGCACAATCGAATCGTCGTCGCTGGTTTCGACGGCAAGTTGGTGAATGTAATCGGAACAGGTCAGGCAGGTTTCGCTGACGGATCCTATGATAGAGCTCAATTTCACCATCCACGCGGGCTTGCAGTCTCGAACAATATTTTGTATGTCGCCGATACTCAAAATCAGAGATTGAGAAAGGTCGATCTCGACAAGCAGATTGTTAGCACCATATCTGGTGATGGTGTGCTTAACGAATACATATCCCCACCAGATTTTGGCGATGCAAAACAAGCGCGATTAAATTCGCCCTGGGATCTGGTCATGGCTAAAGACCGATTATATATATCCATGGCGGGCGCTCATCAGATTTATGCATTGTTCTTCAACAACAATCACATGTATGTATTTGCGGGCTCAGGCGAGGAGGGGCTTACCGACAAACCTTTGCTGGATGCGGACCTGGCTCAGCCAAGTGGTATTACATTTAGTGTGGGTAAGGTCTATTTTACAGACAGTGAATCGAATTCAGTAAGGAGTGCCGACATCAATCCGAAGACGGGCAAAGTCAAAACCATTGTTGGCAAAGGGCTCTTTGATTTCGGTGATGTCGACGGTCCACTCAACAAGGCTTTTCTCAAGCATCCACTGGGCATTATTACTGCTGGGAATAAGCTCTACGTCGCCGATACACTCAATCACAAGATTAAGAGGATCGATCTGGTTTCGAAAACGGTTTCGACGGTCTGGGGCACCGGTAAACCGGGAAATGCAGTCGGCAATCATCCCGAGTTCAACGAACCCAACGGTCTGGCTATCGACGGACAGAAAGTCTACATTGCCGACACTAACAACAATGAAATCAAAGTAGGAGATTTAAGCAATGGACAGGTAAGCGCTTTCAAAATCAGCGGACTTACTTCTCCCAATTCTTCCCGACATTGA
- a CDS encoding J domain-containing protein has protein sequence MWSRYLLVKFKDYYQILGVPRNATDKDIKAAYRKLAREHHPDANKGNKASEEKFKEIGEAYEVLKDPEKRRRYDTLGANYKAGADFRPPPDFGAGGFTFDFGNLGDLGRGGAFSDFFEALFGQAGFGGQGAGGFRTQGGPQGAQQPRRNDQEAEIELNLEEVLKGVTKTLQITQPGQKPRTLEVKIPPGVRTGSKIRVQGEAGKGGSTPAGDLYLKVKVKPDPKFTIDGDNIISEVSLSPAQVVIGAELSVTTLEGSVRIRVPAGTQNGRLLRLRGKGLPKLKGGPRGDLLVRAKIVVPTTLTDEERSLYEQLAKLEQDKAK, from the coding sequence ATATGGAGTAGGTATCTCTTGGTCAAATTCAAGGACTATTACCAAATCCTCGGAGTGCCGAGGAATGCCACAGACAAAGACATCAAAGCGGCATATCGTAAGCTGGCGCGCGAGCACCATCCCGACGCGAACAAGGGCAACAAAGCGTCCGAGGAGAAGTTTAAAGAGATAGGCGAAGCCTACGAGGTCTTGAAAGACCCTGAAAAGCGCCGCCGTTACGACACTCTTGGAGCGAACTACAAAGCAGGGGCAGACTTTAGACCGCCGCCTGATTTCGGTGCAGGCGGCTTCACCTTCGACTTCGGAAACCTGGGTGACCTGGGACGGGGCGGGGCATTTTCAGACTTTTTCGAGGCGCTATTCGGCCAGGCCGGCTTCGGCGGTCAGGGTGCGGGCGGCTTCCGGACTCAGGGCGGTCCTCAAGGGGCACAACAGCCGCGTCGTAACGACCAGGAAGCAGAAATCGAGCTTAACCTGGAGGAAGTGCTCAAAGGCGTCACCAAAACCCTTCAAATCACGCAACCAGGACAGAAGCCGCGTACACTCGAGGTCAAAATTCCGCCTGGAGTGCGCACAGGCTCAAAAATCCGCGTACAAGGCGAAGCCGGAAAAGGCGGAAGCACTCCCGCCGGAGACCTGTACCTGAAGGTTAAGGTCAAGCCAGACCCGAAATTCACTATAGACGGGGACAACATAATTTCGGAAGTGTCGCTGTCACCAGCACAAGTAGTGATTGGTGCCGAACTGAGCGTAACAACCCTGGAGGGCAGTGTGCGGATTCGTGTGCCGGCCGGCACTCAAAACGGGCGACTGCTGCGCCTGCGCGGCAAAGGGCTGCCAAAACTGAAAGGGGGACCACGCGGAGACCTGCTCGTTCGAGCCAAGATTGTCGTGCCGACTACGCTTACTGATGAAGAACGCTCGCTCTATGAGCAGCTGGCAAAACTGGAACAAGACAAAGCCAAATAA